The following are encoded together in the Primulina tabacum isolate GXHZ01 chromosome 18, ASM2559414v2, whole genome shotgun sequence genome:
- the LOC142532554 gene encoding LOW QUALITY PROTEIN: DNA mismatch repair protein MSH3-like (The sequence of the model RefSeq protein was modified relative to this genomic sequence to represent the inferred CDS: deleted 1 base in 1 codon) translates to MIGAEAQRNAIFRVQNRRFATAAVMGKQKQQVISRFFAPKPKPHTATSSSAASPPPKITASVSFSPAKRLRTAQLTPSHSKIPKLTHPKPNEGRPFLPLPDPTLHQKFLRKLLEPSRDHLEPSRANNAQSSKLNYTPLETQVLELKRRYPDVLLMIEVGYKYRFFGEDAESAARVLGIYAHMDHNFLTASVPTFRLNFHLRRLVSAGYKVGVVKQTETASIKAHGLNRSGPFCRGLSSLYTKATIEAAEDMGGAGEGCGPCTRYLLCVVEKEVGNVEGGVDLRIGAVGVEISTGDVVYGEFDDNFMRDGLEAMVLNLSPAELLLGMPLSKQTEKLLLAFAGPASNVRVDRVSNNYLHEGGALAEVMSLHDDFIEDILLSNFQESIVEAEPQGKSAFAIEEIMAMPDLAVQALALTIQHLKQFGLERILCLQDSFRPFSCSREIILSANALQQLEVLKNNSDGSECGSLLQCMNHTLTIFGSRLFRHWVTHPLCHRNMIYARLDAVSEILESMGIVDFNSEYSGTAMLKLELHHIISSALIGLGRSPDIQRGITRIFHRTATPSEFITVIQAIVAAGKKLLRLHVEEEDETKNVEVRTVKSVLLRKLISAASSSSVIRTAERLLSTLNKEAADQRDLHNLFIITDGKFPEVSAATTNIQLANEKLDELKHQYRKQLRMSNLEFSSVSGITHLIEVTSDAKVPSDWIKVNSTKKTIRYHPPEVVNALDKLSLANEELSVVCRATWDSFLKAFHGCYSEFQATVQALAALDCLYSLAVLSRTKNYVRPIFVDDDEPVQMQISSGRHPVMENMLQDYFVPNDTNLHADGQYCQIVTGPNMGGKSCYIRQVALIALMAQVGSFVPASSAKLHVLDGIYTRMGASDSLQLGKSTFLEELVEASHILQHCTSRSLVIIDELGRGTSTHDGVAIAYATLHHLLEHKRCMLLFVTHYPKIIDIRKEFPGSVGAYYVSYLTPMEEPDLDANLEQVVDDANHDDVTYLYKLVPGVSERSFGFKVAQLAQLPSSCIRRATFMAARLKQEICRRENNKLLTSCSRTLLPSNKMECTGDDLQTTKIMNLLEIENACRDMLFKLRITFFKEEDTATKFGLLKHAQDLAKDLMSVLCHVNECEEK, encoded by the exons ATGATTGGCGCGGAGGCACAACGGAACGCTATATTCCGTGTACAGAACCGCCGCTTCGCCACCGCTGCTGTTATGGGAAAGCAGAAGCAGCAAGTGATTTCCCGTTTCTTCGCACCGAAACCCAAACCCCACACAGCCACTTCTTCCTCCGCCGCCTCACCTCCACCCAAAATCACCGCCTCTGTCTCATTTTCACCCGCCAAACGCCTCAGGACCGCCCAGCTCACCCCCTCCCACTCCAAAATCCCCAAGCTCACTCACCCCAAACCCAATGAAGGCCGCCCCTTCTTACCTCTGCCAGACCCGACCCTCCACCAGAAATTCCTCCGCAAGCTTCTAGAGCCTTCTCGAGACCACCTCGAACCGTCCAGAGCTAACAATGCACAATCTTCAAAACTTAACTACACGCCTTTGGAAACACAAGTGCTTGAACTGAAGAGAAGGTATCCTGATGTTCTCTTGATGATTGAGGTTGGCTATAAGTACAGATTTTTCGGTGAGGATGCCGAAAGTGCTGCAAGAGTGCTGGGTATATATGCACATATGGATCATAATTTTTTAACTGCAAGTGTGCCCACTTTTAGATTAAATTTTCATTTGAGGAGGCTTGTAAGTGCAGGATATAAAGTGGGTGTAGTGAAACAAACTGAGACTGCGTCCATTAAAGCGCACGGGCTCAATAGGTCGGGACCTTTTTGCCGTGGATTATCGTCATTATACACCAAGGCTACCATAGAGGCTGCCGAGGATATGGGTGGCGCCGGGGAAGGATGTGGGCCTTGCACTAGATATTTACTCTGTGTTGTGGAGAAGGAAGTTGGAAACGTGGAGGGTGGCGTGGACTTGAGAATTGGGGCTGTGGGGGTGGAAATTTCTACTGGAGATGTTGTTTATGGAGAGTTTGATGACAACTTTATGAGGGATGGCTTGGAGGCTATGGTTTTAAACTTGTCTCCTGCTGAATTACTTCTGGGGATGCCACTGTCTAAACAGACAGAGAAG TTACTATTAGCATTTGCTGGACCTGCCTCAAATGTTCGCGTTGACCGTGTGTCAAACAATTACCTTCATGAAGGTGGTGCTTTAGCTGAAGTTATGTCACTACATGATGACTTTATTGAGGATATCTTGCTAAGTAATTTTCAAGAGAGCATTGTGGAGGCAGAACCCCAAGGGAAGAGCGCCTTTGCAATTGAG GAAATTATGGCTATGCCTGACTTGGCTGTTCAAGCATTAGCTTTAACCATTCAGCATTTGAAACAATTTGGTTTAGAAAGGATTTTGTGTTTGCAAGATTCGTTCCGACCTTTCTCTTGCAGTAGGGAAATCATACTCTCCGCCAATGCACTGCAACAACTAGAG GTTCTGAAGAATAATTCTGATGGTTCGGAGTGTGGCTCCTTATTGCAATGTATGAATCATACTCTAACCATATTTGGTTCAAGGCTATTCAGACACTGG GTGACTCATCCTCTATGCCATAGAAATATGATTTACGCCCGCTTAGatgctgtttctgaaattttggaatCCATGGGTATTGTGGATTTTAATTCTGAATATTCGGGCACTGCTATGTTGAAACTTGAGCttcatcatataatatcatcagCATTAATTGGTTTGGGAAGGTCTCCTGATATTCAGCGTGGGATCACCAGGATTTTTCATAGAACCGCTACCCCATCCGag TTTATAACAGTTATTCAAGCTATTGTAGCTGCTGGAAAAAAACTTCTGCGACTCCATGTCGAAGAAGAGGATGAAACAAAAAATGTAGAAGTGAGAACTGTGAAGTCTGTTCTGTTGAGAAagttgatatcagcagcttcATCTTCAAGTGTAATCAGGACAGCGGAAAGGCTTTTGTCAACTCTCAACAAAGAAGCTGCTGATCAACGGGATCTTCATAATCTCTTTATCATTACTGATGGGAAATTCCCAGAG GTCAGTGCCGCAACCACCAACATTCAGTTGGCAAATGAGAAGCTAGATGAATTGAAGCACCAGTATCGCAAACAGCTACGGATGAGCAATCTTGAATTCTCAAGTGTTTCTGGAATCACCCATTTGATAGAG GTGACTTCAGATGCCAAGGTGCCTTCTGACTGGATCAAAGTAAACAGTACTAAGAAAACAATACGGTATCATCCACCAGAAGTAGTGAATGCTTTAGACAAATTATCTCTAGCGAATGAGGAGCTCTCTGTTGTATGTCGAGCCACTTGGGATAGTTTTCTAAAAGCATTTCACGGATGCTATTCTGAGTTTCAAGCTACTGTTCAAGCACTAGCTGCCTTGGATTGCCTATATTCGCTCGCTGTGCTTTCGAGGACTAAG AATTACGTACGCCCTATTTTTGTAGATGATGATGAGCCTGTTCAGATGCAAATCTCTTCTGGTCGACATCCA GTTATGGAGAATATGCTACAGGATTATTTTGTTCCAAATGATACAAATTTGCATGCAGATGGACAGTAC TGTCAGATTGTTACTGGACCTAACATGGGTGGAAAGAGTTGTTACATCCGCCAAGTTGCTCTAATAGCCCTGATGGCTCAG GTTGGTTCCTTTGTACCGGCATCATCAGCAAAATTGCACGTGTTGGATGGAATTTACACTCGAATGGGAGCTTCTGATAGCTTGCAACTAGGAAAAAGCACGTTCTTAGAAGAACTGGTTGAAGCATCTCACATTCTTCAGCATTGCACATCCCGCTCATTGGTTATAATTGATGAACTTGGTAGAGGAACAAGTACACATGATGGTGTTGCCATTGCTTATGCTACATTGCATCATCTTTTAGAGCATAAAAGATGCATGCTACTTTTTGTCACCCATTATCCTAAAATAATCGATATAAGAAAAGAATTTCCGGGCTCTGTGGGAGCATATTATGTTTCGTATCTAACACCAATGGAAGAGCCTGACTTGGACGCCAATTTGGAACAAGTAGTTGATGATGCGAATCACGATGATGTAACTTATCTATACAAACTTGTACCAGGGGTTTCTGAAAGAAGTTTTGGGTTTAAGGTTGCTCAGCTTGCACAA